A portion of the Clostridium gelidum genome contains these proteins:
- a CDS encoding RNA polymerase sigma factor, producing the protein MDKDFFLIRRMKHGDESAVDDFVKQYYNEIYRYCYYKLSDKWQAEDVTQDTFTNFFKHFNSYIHKGKAKNYLYVIAGNLCKNEYKKHKEVSDLQVEDQIADMKEVQKEFVLKVSMEQEISRLPNEFKEVVLLYYFQNLKIREIAEILSINISLVKYRLSESKKMLKKSINKEDFYGYSFESENSSL; encoded by the coding sequence GTGGACAAGGACTTTTTTCTAATACGAAGAATGAAACATGGCGATGAATCTGCAGTTGACGATTTTGTAAAGCAGTATTATAACGAAATATATAGATATTGTTATTATAAACTGTCTGATAAATGGCAGGCTGAGGATGTTACACAAGATACTTTCACTAATTTTTTTAAACATTTTAACAGCTATATTCACAAAGGTAAGGCAAAAAATTATCTTTATGTTATTGCAGGTAACTTGTGTAAAAATGAATATAAAAAGCATAAAGAAGTGTCCGACTTGCAAGTGGAAGACCAAATAGCGGATATGAAAGAAGTACAAAAAGAATTTGTGCTGAAGGTATCCATGGAACAGGAAATTTCTAGGTTGCCAAATGAGTTCAAGGAAGTGGTTCTTTTATACTATTTTCAAAATTTGAAGATCAGAGAAATTGCAGAAATACTGAGTATTAATATTTCATTAGTAAAATATCGTCTCTCAGAAAGTAAAAAGATGCTTAAAAAAAGTATAAATAAGGAGGATTTTTATGGATATTCATTCGAATCAGAAAATTCCAGCTTATGA
- a CDS encoding ABC transporter permease, translated as MQILKYEMKKIFYKRSAIISLIVLGVYLGSSIFSCVQAISGNAADDAGNGISGIKAINLVKNEKMKWNGILTEEFIGNVIKENHEINSDSKYAGIPKSDTQLSKSDIQLLNMQYYQKQGFMDIHHLIMASYCKIHFYDYNIIDSLSVDDAGRFYSNRVDYLKELLASEESSCLTKNEKEYLIDSAKNLTTPLKYSYADGWLNALEKSATVIFALSFVICILMAPIFSVEYQTGSDVILLTTEHGKKKGIVYKLFAGLLSTSLVYWITICIVLGSIFIIFGFEGGNSQLQASSDGWKSFYHITNSEALLMVLLLGYVGCLFISSLTMFLSSKVKTSFATIILIVLIIMVPSTIDQFLIQGSFWDKILNMLPSQMLLGWKLLQTFTLYDFGGKVITPYQLLPVLYGILASLLLPFAYRSFRKHQVA; from the coding sequence ATGCAAATTTTGAAATATGAAATGAAAAAAATATTTTATAAAAGGAGTGCGATTATAAGTTTAATAGTATTAGGAGTTTATTTAGGAAGCTCGATATTTTCCTGTGTCCAAGCAATATCTGGTAATGCTGCTGATGATGCTGGAAATGGCATTAGCGGAATTAAAGCAATAAACTTAGTGAAGAATGAAAAAATGAAATGGAATGGTATTTTAACAGAAGAATTCATTGGGAATGTAATAAAAGAAAATCATGAAATCAATTCAGATAGTAAATATGCTGGTATTCCCAAATCAGATACTCAGCTTTCAAAATCAGATATTCAGCTTTTAAATATGCAATATTATCAAAAACAGGGATTTATGGATATACATCACCTAATTATGGCCTCTTATTGTAAAATTCATTTCTATGATTATAACATTATTGACAGCTTAAGTGTTGATGATGCAGGCAGATTTTATTCAAATCGGGTTGATTATTTAAAAGAATTACTGGCTAGTGAGGAATCAAGCTGCCTTACAAAAAACGAGAAAGAATATTTGATAGATTCTGCTAAGAATTTAACTACACCACTTAAGTATTCCTATGCAGATGGTTGGCTGAATGCATTGGAAAAGAGTGCAACTGTAATTTTTGCTTTATCATTTGTAATTTGTATTTTAATGGCACCCATATTTTCTGTAGAATATCAAACAGGCAGCGATGTAATCTTACTTACTACTGAGCATGGAAAGAAAAAAGGGATTGTATATAAGCTGTTTGCTGGATTGTTATCCACCTCTCTAGTATATTGGATAACTATATGTATAGTGCTTGGTTCTATTTTTATTATATTTGGCTTTGAGGGTGGTAATTCTCAACTTCAGGCGTCTTCCGATGGCTGGAAAAGTTTCTATCATATCACAAACAGTGAGGCTCTTTTGATGGTATTGCTTTTGGGTTATGTAGGATGCCTGTTTATTAGTAGTTTGACTATGTTCCTTTCATCTAAAGTAAAAACATCCTTTGCAACGATTATTTTGATAGTTCTAATTATCATGGTTCCTTCAACCATTGATCAGTTTCTAATTCAAGGAAGCTTCTGGGATAAAATTTTAAACATGCTACCATCTCAGATGCTGCTAGGTTGGAAATTGCTGCAGACATTTACACTTTATGATTTTGGAGGAAAGGTAATCACACCTTATCAGCTACTTCCTGTTTTATATGGTATATTGGCAAGTTTATTATTACCTTTTGCTTATAGATCATTTCGAAAACATCAGGTGGCATGA
- a CDS encoding ABC transporter ATP-binding protein: protein MKLRVNNLCKNFKENTAVNHVSFTLEKGVYGLLGANGAGKTTLMRMLCTLVTPTSGTIQYDDEDIQDMDERYRRILGYLPQEFGYYPEFSAQDYLLYIAALKGLKPIIAKKRVNELLDIVSLTKVKKKKIKTFSGGMKRRLGIAQAVLNDPEILILDEPTAGLDPKERIRFRTLISHIAEERIVLLSTHIVSDLESMAKEILIMKDGSIIAQGDIENLLSEVRGKTWTCLADSKEAEELCSTYLFSNEKNCGEKVELRIISETSPSESAIQVEPALEDLFIYYFGEVNENANFEI, encoded by the coding sequence ATGAAATTACGAGTAAATAATTTATGTAAGAATTTTAAAGAAAATACGGCTGTTAATCATGTGAGCTTTACATTAGAAAAAGGAGTATATGGTTTGCTTGGAGCTAATGGTGCAGGGAAAACAACTCTTATGAGAATGCTTTGTACGCTAGTTACTCCTACTAGTGGAACGATACAATATGATGATGAAGATATCCAAGACATGGATGAAAGATATAGGCGAATTCTTGGTTATCTGCCACAAGAATTTGGATATTATCCGGAATTTTCAGCACAAGATTACCTATTATATATAGCTGCATTAAAAGGATTAAAGCCAATAATTGCAAAAAAACGTGTAAATGAATTATTGGATATAGTTTCACTAACAAAAGTTAAAAAGAAGAAAATAAAAACTTTTTCTGGTGGAATGAAGAGAAGGCTTGGGATTGCTCAGGCGGTGCTGAATGATCCAGAGATTTTAATATTAGATGAGCCAACAGCAGGACTAGATCCAAAAGAAAGAATCCGTTTTCGTACGCTAATCAGCCATATTGCTGAGGAACGAATTGTTCTATTATCTACTCATATTGTGTCAGATTTAGAATCCATGGCAAAAGAAATTTTAATTATGAAAGATGGAAGCATTATTGCACAGGGAGATATTGAAAATTTACTGTCTGAAGTAAGAGGTAAGACATGGACTTGCTTAGCAGATTCAAAAGAGGCAGAAGAATTATGTTCCACGTATTTATTCAGCAATGAAAAGAACTGTGGCGAGAAGGTTGAACTTAGAATTATTTCAGAAACAAGCCCTTCTGAATCTGCTATACAGGTTGAGCCTGCTTTGGAAGATTTGTTTATATACTATTTTGGCGAGGTGAATGAAAATGCAAATTTTGAAATATGA